Below is a genomic region from Citrobacter europaeus.
GCCCGGTGAGCGTTTGCCACCGGAACGTGAGATTGCCGAGATGCTCAACGTCACTCGCACGGTGGTTCGCGAAGCGTTAATCATGCTGGAAATTAAGGGGCTGGTGGATGTACGCCGCGGCGCCGGGATCTACGTGCTCGACAATGCGGATGCGCAGGCTATCGACAGTACGGATGTCAATCATTGCAATGATGCGGGCCCGTTTGAGCTGCTGCAGGCGCGACAGTTGCTGGAAAGCAATATCGCCGAATTTGCCGCGCTGCAGGCTACCCGTGAAGATATCGTCAAAATGCGCCAGGCGTTACAGCTGGAAGAGCGTGAGCTGGCGTCCAGCGAGCCTAACGGCTCTGAAAGCGGCGACATGCAGTTCCATCTCGCCATCGCTGAAGCTACGCATAACAGCATGCTGGTGGAGCTGTTTCGCCAGTCATGGCAGTGGCGCGAGAACAACCCGATGTGGATCCAGCTTCATAGTCACCTCGACGATACTCACTATCGTAAAGAGTGGATGGGCGACCACAAGCAGATCCTGGCGGCATTAATCAAAAAAGATGCCCGGGCGGCCAAGCTGGCAATGTGGCAGCATCTGGAAAACGTCAAACAACGCCTGCTGGAGTTTTCCAATGTTGATGACATTGATTTTGATGGCTATCTGTTCCAGTCCTGGCCTCTGGATAAAGTTAACGCCTGATTTTCCTTCCTCTCCCACGCGGGCTGTAGCGGCCCGCGCGACGCTTTTCCGCACAAGAATGTAGCGCGTAACAAACATTCTTTTCACGTCATGAACGTCACGTAAAAAATTGTTTCCATTGCCTCAGATGATGATTTTTCCTGCGCCTCTGTACGATACAAATTGATTTACATCAATTAAAAATAACTTATTTTTGCATGC
It encodes:
- the uxuR gene encoding Uxu operon transcriptional regulator, whose product is MKSNTSQQRPYQEVGAMIRDLIVQTPYQPGERLPPEREIAEMLNVTRTVVREALIMLEIKGLVDVRRGAGIYVLDNADAQAIDSTDVNHCNDAGPFELLQARQLLESNIAEFAALQATREDIVKMRQALQLEERELASSEPNGSESGDMQFHLAIAEATHNSMLVELFRQSWQWRENNPMWIQLHSHLDDTHYRKEWMGDHKQILAALIKKDARAAKLAMWQHLENVKQRLLEFSNVDDIDFDGYLFQSWPLDKVNA